The following proteins are co-located in the Bordetella bronchialis genome:
- a CDS encoding SulP family inorganic anion transporter, translating to MTNPASGNDTSPEPSRASAAAPRVGVTREILAGVVTSLALIPEVISFSFISGVDPRSALFASVVLLVVTSLFGGRPAMVTAAAGSVALVIGPMVNAHGAGYILPAVLLAGLIQIAFGLLGLARIARFIPRSVMLGFVNALGILIFCAQVPHVIDKPFPVYILFAVTVLIVLAAPRFVRTVPSPLIAIVVATGMAIALQWSVPTVGADQAADAGLPGLTAWTVPFDLTTLGIVWQTAVSVAFVGLLETLLTAKLVDEMTDTRSRKSRESWALGLGNLCAGAFGGIAGCAMIGQTVVNVGIGGARTRISTLAAAGTLLLLITVLSAVMARIPMVALAAVMMVVAVKTVDWHSVRPATLRRMPWMETSVMVLSIVLTVYTDNLALGVVGGVLLATLLFARRAAHVIRTTRTVSADGQTACYEVHGPLFFGSSNDLVERFSYAADPRSVVIDFSKAQILDASTVAALDSVEVKYRHHGVAVRFTGLDEQSHAFHARLSGNLNVN from the coding sequence ATGACAAATCCTGCAAGCGGGAACGATACGTCGCCCGAACCCTCCCGTGCATCGGCGGCGGCGCCGCGCGTCGGCGTCACGCGGGAGATCCTGGCGGGCGTGGTGACCAGCCTGGCCCTGATCCCCGAAGTGATCTCGTTCTCGTTCATTTCCGGGGTGGATCCGCGTTCCGCCTTGTTCGCCTCGGTCGTGTTGCTGGTCGTCACGTCGCTGTTCGGCGGGCGCCCCGCGATGGTGACCGCCGCGGCCGGTTCGGTGGCGCTGGTCATCGGCCCGATGGTCAACGCGCATGGCGCCGGCTATATCCTGCCCGCGGTGTTGCTGGCGGGGCTGATCCAGATCGCCTTCGGGCTGCTGGGGCTGGCCCGCATCGCGCGGTTCATTCCGCGTTCGGTCATGCTGGGCTTCGTCAATGCACTGGGCATCCTTATCTTTTGCGCGCAAGTGCCCCATGTCATCGACAAGCCCTTCCCGGTCTACATACTGTTCGCCGTTACCGTCCTGATCGTGCTGGCCGCGCCGCGCTTTGTCCGCACCGTGCCATCGCCGCTGATCGCCATCGTGGTCGCCACGGGAATGGCGATCGCCCTGCAATGGAGCGTGCCGACCGTCGGCGCCGACCAGGCGGCGGACGCCGGTCTGCCCGGCTTGACCGCGTGGACGGTCCCTTTCGACCTGACCACCCTGGGCATCGTGTGGCAGACGGCGGTCAGCGTGGCCTTCGTGGGATTGCTCGAAACGCTGCTCACCGCGAAGCTGGTCGATGAAATGACCGACACGCGCTCGCGCAAATCGCGCGAATCCTGGGCGCTGGGCCTGGGAAACCTGTGCGCCGGCGCGTTCGGCGGCATCGCGGGCTGCGCCATGATAGGGCAGACGGTGGTCAACGTCGGCATCGGCGGGGCGCGCACGCGCATCTCCACGCTCGCGGCCGCCGGCACCCTACTGCTGCTCATCACCGTGCTGAGCGCCGTGATGGCCCGCATTCCGATGGTGGCGCTGGCCGCGGTCATGATGGTGGTCGCCGTGAAGACCGTGGACTGGCACAGTGTTCGCCCGGCCACCCTCAGGCGCATGCCGTGGATGGAGACATCCGTGATGGTGTTGTCCATCGTGCTTACCGTCTATACCGACAACCTGGCATTGGGCGTGGTAGGGGGCGTGTTGCTGGCGACGCTGCTCTTCGCCCGCCGCGCCGCCCATGTGATCCGCACCACGCGTACGGTCAGCGCCGACGGGCAGACCGCCTGCTATGAGGTCCATGGTCCCTTGTTCTTCGGCAGCAGCAACGACCTGGTCGAGCGCTTTTCCTATGCCGCCGATCCGCGCAGCGTGGTGATCGACTTTTCGAAGGCGCAGATCCTGGACGCGTCCACCGTTGCCGCCCTCGATTCCGTCGAGGTCAAGTATCGGCACCACGGCGTCGCGGTCCGCTTCACCGGCCTGGATGAGCAGAGCCATGCCTTCCATGCCAGGCTGAGCGGCAACCTCAACGTCAACTGA
- a CDS encoding formylglycine-generating enzyme family protein: MNAPSTEAFPPGRACCRAAKHGRAPAQAAASPRTRGMVWIEGHEFTMGSDAFYREERPARRVTAPDFWMDSHPVTNAQFQAFVDATGYRTLAERQPDAALYPDADPALLVPGSLVFTPPAARVPLHDHRLWWAYVPGACWRHPGGPGSDLAGIADHPVVHVSYADAQAYAAWAGKALPTEIEWEFAARGGLDGAVYPWGNDFAPGGRQMANTWQGEFPWQNAALDGYERTSPVGAYPANGYGLFDVAGNVWEWTDTVYGHPPGVAETKSCCIPSTGLDDPDARYVVKGGSHLCAPNYCLRFRPAARQGQTLDTSTSHIGFRCVIRA, encoded by the coding sequence ATGAACGCGCCGTCGACGGAAGCCTTCCCGCCAGGTCGTGCCTGCTGCCGTGCCGCGAAGCACGGCCGGGCCCCCGCCCAAGCGGCCGCATCGCCGCGCACCCGGGGCATGGTGTGGATCGAGGGGCATGAATTCACGATGGGATCGGATGCCTTCTATCGGGAGGAGCGCCCGGCCCGGCGCGTCACCGCGCCGGACTTCTGGATGGATTCGCATCCCGTGACGAATGCGCAGTTCCAGGCCTTCGTCGACGCCACCGGCTATCGCACGCTGGCGGAGCGGCAGCCGGACGCCGCGCTGTACCCGGATGCCGATCCGGCCTTGCTGGTGCCCGGGTCGCTGGTATTCACACCGCCCGCGGCGCGCGTCCCCCTGCACGATCACCGCCTGTGGTGGGCCTATGTGCCGGGCGCATGCTGGCGCCATCCCGGCGGTCCGGGCAGCGACCTTGCCGGTATCGCGGATCACCCCGTGGTGCATGTTTCGTACGCGGATGCCCAGGCCTATGCGGCCTGGGCAGGCAAGGCGCTTCCCACGGAGATCGAGTGGGAGTTCGCGGCCCGGGGCGGCCTGGATGGCGCCGTCTACCCATGGGGAAACGACTTCGCGCCCGGCGGACGCCAGATGGCCAATACCTGGCAAGGGGAGTTTCCGTGGCAGAATGCCGCCCTCGACGGATACGAGCGGACTTCGCCGGTAGGGGCCTATCCGGCCAACGGCTATGGCCTGTTCGACGTGGCGGGCAACGTGTGGGAATGGACGGATACCGTCTATGGCCACCCGCCCGGCGTGGCGGAGACCAAGTCCTGCTGCATTCCCTCCACCGGCCTGGACGACCCCGACGCGCGATACGTCGTGAAGGGCGGCTCGCACCTGTGCGCGCCGAACTATTGCCTGCGTTTCCGCCCGGCCGCGCGCCAGGGCCAGACGCTGGACACGTCCACCAGCCATATCGGTTTTCGCTGCGTCATCCGGGCGTGA
- a CDS encoding arylsulfatase — translation MSKKPNILFFHVDNLGMGELGCYGGGKLRGADTKRIDAFCKEGTKLTHYVVEPQCTPTRSALMTGRYPIRSGNHTIALGGNGGGLVSWEITIAELLAKGGYKSSCLGKWHIGAEDGRFPTDHGFDEWYGPLRTYDECMWLEDPHYVPERDGYSHMHEGFKGKGTRPLLDQQLTMETKKTCDLEYQKRGIDFMQRCVKNDEPFFLYFNHSLMHFPMSPRDEFVGKSTNGDWGDCLLMLDHDFGVLLDELDRLGVAEDTIVILCGDNGAEDHLAGRGTGGFFDGSYFSSAEGGIRTPLLARWPGRIPAGVESNEMVHVTDMFTTLLKFAGSETPTDRIIDGKDQTAFFLGEQPTSNREHCMVWLKDELHAVKWKDFKINFKRQQHFHDPELPLGFARITHLQEDPKEREAVNQRYVRWWVMQHAHRVVREFEESVKREELIPPGSALDFVPKSQLAA, via the coding sequence ATGAGCAAGAAACCGAACATCCTGTTCTTTCACGTCGACAACCTCGGCATGGGCGAGCTTGGATGCTATGGCGGCGGGAAATTGCGCGGCGCGGACACCAAGCGCATCGACGCATTCTGCAAAGAGGGCACCAAGCTGACGCATTACGTCGTGGAACCCCAGTGCACGCCGACCCGTTCGGCCTTGATGACGGGCCGGTATCCGATCCGTTCCGGCAACCACACGATCGCGCTGGGCGGCAACGGCGGCGGCCTGGTCAGCTGGGAAATCACGATCGCCGAGCTGCTGGCCAAGGGGGGATACAAGTCCTCTTGCCTGGGGAAATGGCATATCGGCGCGGAAGACGGCCGCTTCCCGACCGACCACGGTTTCGACGAGTGGTACGGTCCGCTGCGTACCTATGACGAGTGCATGTGGCTCGAAGATCCCCATTACGTCCCGGAGCGCGACGGCTACTCGCATATGCATGAAGGCTTCAAGGGCAAGGGCACGCGGCCCTTGCTGGACCAGCAACTGACGATGGAGACCAAGAAGACCTGCGACCTGGAATACCAGAAGCGGGGCATCGACTTCATGCAGCGTTGCGTGAAGAACGACGAACCGTTCTTCCTCTACTTCAATCATTCCCTGATGCACTTCCCGATGTCGCCGCGCGACGAGTTCGTCGGCAAGAGCACGAACGGCGATTGGGGAGACTGCCTGCTGATGCTCGACCATGACTTCGGCGTGCTCCTGGACGAGCTGGACCGCCTGGGTGTCGCCGAGGACACCATTGTCATCCTGTGCGGCGACAACGGGGCAGAGGACCACCTGGCGGGCCGGGGTACCGGCGGATTCTTCGACGGCTCCTACTTCAGCTCGGCCGAGGGCGGCATCCGCACGCCCTTGCTGGCGCGCTGGCCGGGCCGCATCCCGGCGGGTGTGGAAAGCAATGAAATGGTGCACGTCACCGACATGTTCACCACGCTGCTGAAGTTCGCCGGCAGCGAAACGCCCACGGACCGCATCATCGACGGCAAGGACCAGACCGCCTTCTTCCTGGGCGAGCAGCCGACCTCGAACCGCGAGCACTGCATGGTCTGGCTCAAGGATGAGCTGCACGCGGTCAAATGGAAGGACTTCAAGATCAACTTCAAGCGGCAGCAGCATTTCCATGACCCCGAGCTCCCGCTGGGCTTCGCGCGCATTACGCACTTGCAAGAGGACCCGAAGGAGCGCGAGGCGGTGAACCAGCGCTATGTACGCTGGTGGGTGATGCAGCACGCGCACCGCGTCGTGCGCGAGTTCGAGGAAAGCGTGAAGCGCGAGGAGCTGATCCCGCCCGGCTCGGCCTTGGATTTCGTCCCGAAGTCCCAGCTGGCGGCGTGA
- a CDS encoding ABC transporter ATP-binding protein codes for MNDTGKGRIECRNIGVVFGSGDAGTEAVRDVSLTVEPHEFVSLIGPSGCGKSTLLSIVAGFSRPSRGKATLDDAEIRRPGAERGVVFQQYSLFPWLRVRQNVEFGLKMAGVHRSRRESTARTLLGLAGLLAFENHYPDQLSGGMKQRIGIVRALAANPRVLLMDEPFGALDTQTRSVMQEILTNMWQRFRLSVLFITHDIEEAVFLSDRIYVMTARPGRIKAEIPVPLPRPRTAAMFDTPEFVELVHRLKGLIREESLAAMGSELAAGGVEGFSMEMGPNGVNEML; via the coding sequence ATGAATGACACCGGGAAGGGACGGATCGAGTGCCGGAACATCGGCGTGGTGTTCGGCTCCGGCGATGCCGGGACCGAGGCCGTGCGGGATGTTTCGCTGACGGTCGAGCCGCACGAGTTCGTGTCGCTGATCGGCCCATCGGGCTGCGGCAAGTCCACGCTCCTGAGCATCGTGGCCGGCTTCAGCCGACCGAGCCGTGGCAAGGCCACGCTAGATGATGCGGAGATCCGCCGGCCCGGCGCGGAGCGTGGCGTGGTCTTCCAGCAGTACTCGCTGTTTCCGTGGCTGCGGGTGCGGCAGAACGTCGAATTCGGCTTGAAGATGGCCGGCGTCCACCGCAGCAGGCGCGAGTCCACCGCGCGTACGCTGCTGGGCCTGGCCGGGCTGCTCGCCTTCGAGAACCACTATCCGGACCAGCTCTCCGGCGGCATGAAACAGCGCATAGGCATTGTGCGCGCGCTGGCGGCGAATCCGCGCGTCTTGCTGATGGACGAGCCCTTTGGCGCCCTGGATACCCAGACCCGCAGCGTCATGCAGGAGATCCTGACCAATATGTGGCAACGCTTCCGCCTGTCGGTGCTTTTCATCACGCACGACATCGAGGAAGCGGTCTTCCTGTCGGACCGCATCTACGTCATGACGGCCCGCCCGGGCCGGATCAAGGCCGAGATACCGGTGCCCCTTCCGCGGCCCCGCACGGCCGCGATGTTCGACACGCCGGAGTTTGTCGAACTGGTGCATCGGCTCAAGGGCTTGATCCGGGAAGAGTCGCTCGCCGCGATGGGTTCCGAATTGGCGGCGGGCGGGGTAGAGGGCTTCAGCATGGAGATGGGCCCGAACGGGGTCAACGAAATGCTGTGA
- a CDS encoding ABC transporter permease: MDHSLDLDAKHDTSSSSGHAPSMRGPSGPSRPAAARAPGEAPVAQLPGRHRAGAAALRKTRAYGVRLACAAISIGALLLVWYLGTHYRVEFYVRFKNVPTPWDVLREAGHVLATDTYATNVLNSLRRILVGFFIATIAGVGLGLLIGSYGAVRRLFMPALEVLRPIPAIAWVPMSIMLWPTTESSIAFITFIGAFYPILLNTVDGVESLDGVLLRAGRCLGASEAKLFRHVILPGVLPNIFTGLAVGMGVAWVSLIAAEMISGQYGVGYYTWEAYSLVNYPAIVLGMITIGALGLLCSGAIRLVGGALMPWLSYAKGARK, translated from the coding sequence ATGGACCACTCCCTGGATCTGGACGCCAAGCACGATACATCTTCATCCTCGGGCCATGCGCCGTCCATGCGCGGCCCGTCGGGGCCGTCGCGGCCGGCAGCTGCGCGCGCGCCGGGCGAAGCCCCTGTGGCGCAGCTGCCAGGCAGGCACCGCGCGGGCGCGGCGGCATTGCGCAAGACGCGCGCGTACGGCGTCAGGCTGGCCTGCGCGGCGATCTCCATCGGCGCGCTGCTGCTGGTGTGGTACCTGGGCACCCATTACCGGGTGGAGTTCTATGTACGGTTCAAGAATGTGCCGACGCCGTGGGACGTACTGCGTGAAGCCGGGCACGTACTGGCCACGGACACCTACGCCACCAACGTGTTGAACAGCCTGCGCCGCATCCTGGTGGGCTTTTTCATCGCGACGATAGCCGGCGTGGGCCTGGGCCTGCTGATTGGCAGCTATGGCGCCGTACGGCGGCTTTTCATGCCGGCGCTGGAAGTGCTGCGCCCGATTCCGGCGATCGCATGGGTGCCGATGTCCATCATGCTGTGGCCGACGACCGAATCGTCCATCGCCTTCATCACCTTCATCGGCGCCTTCTATCCGATATTGCTGAACACGGTGGACGGCGTGGAGTCGCTCGACGGCGTATTGCTGCGGGCTGGCCGCTGCCTGGGCGCCAGCGAGGCCAAGCTGTTCCGGCATGTGATCCTGCCCGGTGTGCTGCCGAACATCTTCACCGGGCTGGCGGTAGGCATGGGCGTCGCCTGGGTATCGCTCATCGCGGCGGAGATGATTTCGGGCCAGTACGGCGTGGGCTACTACACCTGGGAAGCCTATTCGCTGGTCAACTATCCGGCCATCGTCCTGGGCATGATCACGATCGGTGCCCTCGGTCTCCTTTGCAGCGGGGCGATCCGGCTGGTCGGGGGCGCGCTGATGCCATGGCTGTCATATGCCAAGGGAGCGCGCAAATGA
- a CDS encoding ABC transporter substrate-binding protein, which yields MAIAAVLLWGGASRANTIDIGIGTQDTTTNTVTAGVVLKQLGLLDKHLPRTGKYKDVTYRVTWQNATSGPPITNGMVAGNLQIGMMGDYPLLVNGATGHATGNDTELVAVIAYNALGGGNGLVVPKDSPYYDLADLKGKRVSVPFGSAAHGMLLAALQNRHLPPDYFALSNQSPEVGSTSIQEHRIDGHADFVPFAELLPFRGYARKIFDGVETGQPTFHGVVIRKDFGEKYPEIVTAYIRALMEANDWVRRDPAQAAEKIQSWTKVDKEVVYMFLGPGGIHTLDPTIKPKWVQALKTDYAVLKKLNMVKDLDIDKWVNDTFVRQAFKEAGLDYDRQLASFANYTVQGTDTVCNTAIADPSQAGQIWLRDGPVVSFSTAACTLRAVNRYRAQGRQLNAVYLTDKALGVKLFAGDAFYTQARAEGGDADIQAFLLKRDAQAAAAKSSASVIDYARALDAAGKGGN from the coding sequence TTGGCTATCGCGGCCGTGCTGCTGTGGGGCGGCGCTTCACGTGCGAATACCATCGACATTGGCATAGGCACGCAGGACACGACGACCAATACGGTCACCGCGGGGGTCGTGCTCAAGCAGCTCGGCCTGCTGGACAAACATCTGCCCAGGACGGGCAAATACAAGGACGTCACCTATCGCGTGACGTGGCAGAACGCCACGTCGGGGCCGCCGATCACCAATGGCATGGTCGCGGGCAATCTGCAGATCGGCATGATGGGCGATTATCCGCTCCTGGTGAACGGCGCGACCGGGCATGCCACGGGCAACGACACGGAGCTGGTAGCCGTGATCGCGTACAACGCGCTCGGCGGCGGCAATGGCCTGGTCGTGCCCAAGGATTCCCCCTATTACGACCTGGCCGACCTGAAGGGCAAGCGCGTGTCCGTGCCCTTCGGTTCCGCCGCGCACGGCATGCTGCTGGCCGCTCTGCAGAATCGCCACCTGCCGCCGGACTACTTCGCGCTCTCCAACCAGTCGCCCGAGGTTGGCAGCACCAGCATCCAGGAGCACCGGATCGACGGGCACGCCGACTTCGTTCCCTTCGCCGAGCTGCTGCCCTTTCGCGGCTACGCACGCAAGATCTTCGACGGCGTGGAAACCGGCCAGCCGACATTCCACGGCGTCGTCATACGCAAGGATTTCGGCGAGAAATACCCGGAGATCGTCACCGCCTACATACGGGCCCTGATGGAGGCGAATGACTGGGTACGCCGCGATCCCGCCCAGGCGGCGGAAAAAATCCAGTCCTGGACCAAAGTCGACAAGGAAGTGGTCTACATGTTCCTGGGGCCCGGCGGCATCCATACGCTGGATCCGACCATCAAGCCCAAGTGGGTGCAGGCGCTGAAGACGGACTATGCCGTACTCAAGAAGCTGAACATGGTGAAGGACCTGGACATCGACAAATGGGTCAATGACACCTTCGTGCGGCAGGCCTTCAAGGAAGCGGGCCTGGATTACGACAGGCAGCTGGCCAGCTTCGCGAACTACACCGTGCAGGGCACGGATACGGTGTGCAATACCGCGATCGCCGATCCCTCGCAGGCCGGGCAGATATGGCTGCGGGACGGACCCGTCGTTTCCTTCAGCACCGCGGCTTGCACGCTACGTGCCGTGAACCGCTATCGCGCGCAAGGACGGCAGCTGAACGCGGTGTACCTGACGGACAAGGCGCTCGGCGTCAAGCTGTTCGCCGGCGACGCGTTCTATACCCAGGCCCGCGCGGAAGGCGGAGACGCCGATATCCAGGCATTCCTGCTGAAGCGCGACGCGCAGGCCGCCGCGGCAAAGTCGAGCGCCAGCGTAATCGACTATGCGCGGGCGCTGGACGCGGCAGGCAAGGGGGGGAACTGA
- a CDS encoding GntR family transcriptional regulator: protein MPTRSSTPQASYTALGPHSHVPLYQQIKDTLRAGILNGQYPPHSRVPSESELQEMFEVSRITIRQALGDLQKEGLIFKVHGKGSFVSQPKAVQNITSLQGFAEAMSSEGQEIVNRVVSFDFVAANAQVAARLAVEEGATVAEIHRVRLLNRQPTSYEVTYLPESLGKKLQRADLVTRDIFLILENDCGIALGSADLAIEAIPAPPAVARALGMKKDQPALRVERLTYDSALRPVDYENLYFKGGEFQYRLRLDRKRPAKTTRRA, encoded by the coding sequence ATGCCCACCCGCTCATCGACCCCGCAGGCCAGCTATACCGCGCTTGGGCCGCATTCCCATGTGCCGCTTTATCAGCAGATCAAGGACACCCTGCGCGCCGGCATCCTGAACGGGCAATATCCGCCCCACAGCCGCGTGCCGTCGGAAAGCGAACTGCAGGAGATGTTCGAGGTCAGCCGCATCACGATCCGCCAGGCCCTGGGCGACCTTCAAAAGGAAGGCCTGATATTCAAGGTGCACGGCAAGGGGTCTTTCGTATCGCAGCCGAAGGCGGTGCAGAACATCACTTCCCTGCAGGGCTTCGCCGAAGCCATGTCGAGCGAAGGCCAGGAGATCGTCAACCGCGTCGTGTCCTTCGATTTCGTCGCCGCCAACGCGCAGGTGGCCGCCAGGCTGGCGGTGGAAGAAGGCGCCACCGTGGCCGAGATCCATCGCGTGCGCCTGCTCAACCGGCAGCCTACCTCCTACGAAGTCACTTACCTGCCCGAGTCGCTGGGAAAGAAGCTGCAGCGGGCGGATCTGGTCACGCGGGACATTTTCCTTATTCTGGAAAACGACTGCGGCATCGCGCTGGGCAGCGCCGACCTGGCGATCGAGGCCATACCCGCGCCGCCGGCCGTCGCGCGGGCCCTGGGCATGAAGAAAGACCAGCCCGCCTTGCGCGTCGAGCGCCTGACCTACGACAGCGCGCTGCGCCCGGTCGACTACGAAAACCTCTATTTCAAGGGTGGCGAGTTCCAGTACCGCCTGCGCCTGGACCGCAAGCGCCCGGCAAAGACCACGCGCCGCGCCTGA
- a CDS encoding LacI family DNA-binding transcriptional regulator, with the protein MKAGPRAQDVAALARVSQSAVSRTFTPGASVSEETRRKVLAAAQRLGYRPNAMARSLITRQSRIVALVMSYLENQFYPLVMQLLSQRLQKEGYHVLVFIAEMDEAADGVLADILQYQVDGIVLASAMLTPTLAHSCADIGVPVVQFNRVSDLGGLARHATSSVSSDNVAGGRMAAELLLARGYRRPGFLAGLEASSTSRERERGFIQRLAESGRQVARREAGDYSFEAAQAAVRRMFAGPGAPDAIFAANDHMAIAALGVLRQELGLRVPGQVAVIGFDDVPQAAWAAYRLTTVRQCVGPMVDATVALLLEQMRGELRARDVVVPCVLVERDTVAG; encoded by the coding sequence ATGAAGGCCGGCCCGCGCGCGCAGGACGTCGCCGCCCTGGCACGGGTCTCGCAATCCGCCGTCAGCCGCACGTTCACGCCGGGCGCCAGCGTCTCGGAGGAAACGCGGCGCAAGGTGCTGGCCGCGGCGCAGCGGCTGGGGTACCGACCCAATGCCATGGCGCGCAGCCTGATCACGCGGCAAAGCCGGATCGTGGCGCTGGTCATGAGCTACCTGGAGAACCAGTTCTATCCACTGGTGATGCAGCTGCTGTCGCAGCGCCTGCAGAAAGAGGGCTACCACGTACTGGTGTTCATCGCCGAGATGGACGAGGCCGCGGATGGCGTGCTGGCCGACATTCTGCAGTACCAGGTGGACGGTATCGTGCTGGCCTCCGCCATGCTGACGCCCACGCTGGCGCACAGTTGCGCCGACATCGGCGTACCCGTGGTGCAATTCAACCGCGTGTCCGACCTGGGCGGCCTGGCGCGCCATGCCACCAGTTCGGTGAGCTCGGACAATGTGGCGGGCGGACGCATGGCCGCCGAGCTGCTGCTGGCACGCGGCTATCGCCGTCCCGGTTTCCTGGCCGGGCTGGAGGCGTCGTCCACCAGCCGCGAGCGCGAACGCGGCTTCATCCAGCGCCTGGCGGAAAGCGGCCGGCAAGTGGCAAGGCGGGAAGCAGGCGACTACAGCTTCGAGGCCGCCCAGGCGGCCGTACGCCGCATGTTCGCCGGCCCAGGCGCTCCCGATGCTATTTTCGCGGCCAATGACCACATGGCCATCGCGGCCCTGGGCGTGTTGCGGCAGGAGCTGGGGCTGCGCGTGCCGGGGCAGGTGGCCGTGATTGGCTTCGACGACGTCCCGCAGGCGGCGTGGGCGGCCTACCGGCTCACGACCGTGCGGCAATGCGTGGGCCCCATGGTGGACGCCACGGTGGCGCTGCTGCTGGAGCAGATGCGCGGTGAGCTGCGCGCGCGGGACGTCGTGGTCCCTTGCGTGCTGGTGGAGCGGGATACCGTCGCCGGATAG
- a CDS encoding SDR family NAD(P)-dependent oxidoreductase, giving the protein MLPASPSFRLDGRRAFVTGASGGLGMAAATALARAGAHVTLAARRETALREVRDALRAEGLSCDYRVLDITRPAQVDAAVAQGEPYDVLVNNAGMNRPRLLAEQGDDDIDAVLDLNVKAAFYTSRAVSRRLLAQGRPGAIVNVSSQMGHVGSPGRALYCASKHALEGMTRALAWELGPHGIRVNTLCPTFIDTPLTAPMFQQPGFRQWVTDRIALGRVGRLDEVMGAVLFLASDASSLMTGSALMLDGGWTAA; this is encoded by the coding sequence ATATTGCCGGCGAGTCCGAGTTTTCGCCTGGATGGACGCCGGGCGTTCGTCACCGGCGCCAGCGGCGGCCTGGGCATGGCGGCCGCCACCGCGCTCGCCCGTGCCGGCGCCCATGTCACCCTGGCGGCGCGCCGCGAGACCGCGCTGCGCGAAGTCCGCGACGCCCTGCGCGCGGAGGGGCTTTCCTGCGACTACCGGGTATTGGACATCACCCGGCCGGCCCAGGTCGACGCCGCCGTCGCGCAGGGTGAGCCCTATGACGTATTGGTGAACAACGCCGGCATGAACCGGCCGCGCCTGTTGGCCGAGCAGGGCGACGACGACATCGACGCGGTGCTCGACTTGAACGTGAAGGCCGCCTTCTATACCAGCCGGGCGGTGTCCCGCCGCCTGCTGGCACAGGGGCGGCCAGGCGCCATCGTCAATGTGTCTTCGCAGATGGGGCACGTCGGCAGCCCTGGGCGGGCCCTGTACTGCGCCAGCAAGCACGCTCTGGAAGGCATGACCAGGGCCCTGGCCTGGGAGCTGGGGCCGCACGGCATCCGAGTCAACACCCTGTGTCCCACCTTCATCGATACGCCGCTGACGGCACCGATGTTCCAGCAGCCCGGCTTCCGCCAGTGGGTCACGGACCGTATCGCGCTGGGGCGCGTCGGCCGCCTGGACGAAGTCATGGGCGCCGTGCTTTTCCTGGCCAGCGATGCGTCCAGCCTGATGACGGGCAGCGCCTTGATGCTGGACGGCGGCTGGACGGCGGCATGA